From the genome of Candidatus Deferrimicrobium borealis:
TATTCTCCGCGTATCCAACAATGGGCCGGCAACGGGTGGAACGCGCCGGGCCCGCAAGGAGGGAATCCCATGCATCCGATCGTCGACGCCGCGGAAGTCGCTCCCACGAGGCCACACTCCACCCGGCGATCGTCGGGAAACCCGTTCCTGCTCCGGGACAAGGGCCTGGAGCTCCGCCTTGCGTCAAGCCGGCTCGAACGGATGGAGGCCCAGAGGCTCCGGTTCGAGGTCTTCAACGTGGAACGTAATCTCGGGCTGACCTCCTCCCTGGCCATCGGCCTGGACCAGGACGCGCACGACGGGCACTGCGACCACCTTCTCGTCGTCGACACCGACCGCGATTGCCTCGTGGGAACGTACCGCCTCCTTTCCTTCGACCGGGTGCCGTCGTTCGGCTTCTACTCCGAATCGGAGTTCGATCTGACGAACGTGAAGCGGTCGGGGCTGCGCCTGCTGGAGCTTGGGCGAAGCTGCGTGGCGCTGGAATACCGGGACGGCAGGGTGATCTCCCTGCTGTTCCGCGGAATCGCGGAGTATTTGCGCCGGACCGACGCCGACGCCTTGATGGGGTGCGCGAGCATCCACGGGACCGACCTTCCGGGACTGTCATCGATCCAGGAGATGCTCACCCGGCGGTTCCTTTCCGACCCGAGCCTGCGGGTAACCCCCCGCCGGGGGTTCGACGTCCCGCCGCTCCCGCGGGGTACGCGGGTCGATGAAACATCCTCCTTCCGCTCCCTCCCTCCCCTGTTCCGGGGATACCTCCGCCTGGGCGCGAAGGTGTGCGGTCCGCCGGCGTACGACCGGCAGTTCGGGACGACGGACTACTTCGTCCTCGCGAAGGCGAGCGAGATCGTCGGCCGGTACAGCCGGCGGTTCCTCGGGTAATGCCGATCGATCCGACGCCATGAACTCCTCCGCAGATCCCGGCGGATGTACCATTCCAGGAAAAGCCCATATAATGGGCTACGAATCGGAAACCCCGGAGACCGCCTTGCCGCGCACGATCCTCGTCGTCGAAGACGAAAAAGAGATCCAGGACCTGCTGGCGCATTACCTGCGCAAGGAGGGCTTCTCCCCGGTCCTCGCGCCGGACGGGGAAACGGCGATCCTCAAGGCGAAGAGGGAGAAGCCGGACCTGGTTCTCCTCGACATCCTGCTCCCGAAAGCCGACGGGCTGGAAGTGCTGCGGGCGATCCGGTCGGACGATGCGATCAGCAGGACGCCGGTGGTGATGCTCACCGCGAAGGGGGACGAGACGGACCGGATCGTCGGCCTGGAACTGGGCGCGGACGACTACATCCCCAAGCCGTTCAGCCCGAGGGAGGTCGTGGCCCGGATCAAGGCGATCCTGCGCCGCAGTCGTCCCGGGGCCCAGGAACCGGAGCCCGCGACGTTGACCTACCGGGAGCTACGCATGGACGTGGGCCGTCACGAAGTCCGCTACCAGGGGAAGCCGGTCGGTCTGACCGCCAAGGAATTCCGCATCCTCCAGACGCTCCTCTCCTCTTCGGGGCGGGTCCTCTCCCGCGAGGCGATCCTTTCGAAGGTCTGGGGGGAGGACACCCACGTGATCGACCGCACGGTCGACGTCCACATCGCGAAACTTCGCCAGAAGATCCCCTTCCTGGTC
Proteins encoded in this window:
- a CDS encoding GNAT family N-acetyltransferase, producing the protein MHPIVDAAEVAPTRPHSTRRSSGNPFLLRDKGLELRLASSRLERMEAQRLRFEVFNVERNLGLTSSLAIGLDQDAHDGHCDHLLVVDTDRDCLVGTYRLLSFDRVPSFGFYSESEFDLTNVKRSGLRLLELGRSCVALEYRDGRVISLLFRGIAEYLRRTDADALMGCASIHGTDLPGLSSIQEMLTRRFLSDPSLRVTPRRGFDVPPLPRGTRVDETSSFRSLPPLFRGYLRLGAKVCGPPAYDRQFGTTDYFVLAKASEIVGRYSRRFLG
- a CDS encoding response regulator transcription factor; translated protein: MGYESETPETALPRTILVVEDEKEIQDLLAHYLRKEGFSPVLAPDGETAILKAKREKPDLVLLDILLPKADGLEVLRAIRSDDAISRTPVVMLTAKGDETDRIVGLELGADDYIPKPFSPREVVARIKAILRRSRPGAQEPEPATLTYRELRMDVGRHEVRYQGKPVGLTAKEFRILQTLLSSSGRVLSREAILSKVWGEDTHVIDRTVDVHIAKLRQKIPFLVKAIETVKDVGYKLRES